Proteins found in one Dermacentor silvarum isolate Dsil-2018 chromosome 8, BIME_Dsil_1.4, whole genome shotgun sequence genomic segment:
- the LOC119462251 gene encoding arylamine N-acetyltransferase / N-hydroxyarylamine O-acetyltransferase-like isoform X2 → MEPLSDQRVQSYLRHLGASERSEPTLDYLDRLIRAHLERVTFENLDVLLERRISLDAEAIFGKVTGRGRGGYCYELNSLFARLLLALGYGVCLRAARLRLTTPDDSPVRTRLTHMLLLVEPTDGRRYFVDVGMGQCGLHRALPLEGDATPFRVRSLAATEALEVALPTSDGGWKVFYVVEPYDLDWVDFRTFHWYSSTNPDSSLRRLLLVGRRSPRDDGCWLRLVNDRFVRWSPTRGVVEKRVMRDENDILEILRDEFGLNLNAADDEAPLRVRLRGLLENLRLGQNLVQKKPMWPE, encoded by the coding sequence CTTCCGAGCGCTCCGAGCCCACCTTGGACTACCTCGATCGACTGATCAGGGCACACCTGGAGCGCGTCACCTTCGAGAATCTGGACGTGCTGCTGGAACGACGCATCAGCCTCGACGCTGAGGCCATATTCGGCAAGGTGACGGGGCGCGGCCGTGGAGGCTACTGCTACGAGCTCAACTCTCTCTTCGCCCGCCTGCTGCTGGCGCTCGGCTACGGCGTGTGCCTGCGAGCGGCCCGCTTGCGTCTCACGACTCCCGACGACTCGCCCGTGCGCACGCGCCTCACCCACATGTTGCTACTGGTCGAGCCCACCGACGGCCGGCGCTACTTCGTGGACGTCGGCATGGGGCAGTGCGGTCTGCACCGGGCACTGCCCCTGGAAGGCGACGCGACTCCGTTCCGTGTGCGCAGCTTGGCCGCGACGGAGGCCCTCGAGGTCGCGCTGCCCACGAGCGACGGCGGCTGGAAGGTCTTCTACGTCGTGGAACCGTACGACCTCGACTGGGTCGACTTCAGAACGTTCCACTGGTACTCGTCGACCAACCCGGACAGCTCGTTGAGGCGCCTCCTCTTGGTGGGACGCCGATCGCCCCGGGACGACGGCTGTTGGCTGCGGCTCGTGAACGACCGGTTCGTACGCTGGTCGCCGACGCGGGGAGTCGTCGAGAAGCGGGTGATGCGGGACGAGAACGACATCCTCGAGATTCTGCGAGACGAGTTCGGGCTGAACCTGAACGCGGCGGACGACGAGGCACCGCTGCGTGTTCGCTTGCGAGGCCTGCTGGAGAACTTGAGACTGGGTCAGAACCTCGTTCAGAAAAAGCCGATGTGGCCGGAGTGA